A window of the Helianthus annuus cultivar XRQ/B chromosome 4, HanXRQr2.0-SUNRISE, whole genome shotgun sequence genome harbors these coding sequences:
- the LOC110933259 gene encoding protein FAR1-RELATED SEQUENCE 5-like, whose protein sequence is MVSVWRVCSAELMEKERRSCGVDEDDKCLRYSVVFVPFTGIDNHHCNVTFGAALLASETADTDIWLLRVFLKAVGSQPKVGVRLCNSTNFKEHICGVLWTDILTPKEFESEREAVIAEFNLEDSVWLSDIFALRESWIPAYYRMEHMSGFMRKTSRSESENHFFGQVCNSKATLVEFMTHHETAIEAQRHTHRKNDHESRYKRPQLKSSYKLLEGQAVDIYTKSIFCDVQAELIGVADCINQCYEDQPDEFVKFYVNDFQQLYKHSMHGVIEILFLAFFREFPKQYILNRWHKETSPNFSPEFSISREYMTELDPDVQKELSLYKEDVQSYMKKVQDMQIVAPPASSRDRFAEITGQYKNDKNPIGVPVGYKSKGSGSRKRMKSKQEIAIDKKKSKSKHGAKKDSVRTAKPMDTTHQHANRS, encoded by the exons ATGGTGAGTGTGTGGAGGGTATGTTCGGCCGAGCTTATGGAGAAGGAGAGAAGAAGTTGTGGAGTGGATGAAGATGATAAGTGTTTAAG ATACTCTGTGGTGTTTGTGCCGTTCACTGGTATAGACAATCATCACTGCAATGTTACATTTGGTGCAGCATTGTTGGCGTCGGAAACTGCTGATACGGATATTTGGTTGTTAAGAGTTTTTCTAAAAGCTGTTGGTtctcaaccaaaa GTTGGTGTTAGGCTATGCAATTCCACCAATTTTAAAGAACATATTTGTGGTGTTCTGTGGACGGATATTCTCACACCTAAAGAGTTTGAATCAGAAAGGGAAGCGGTTATTGCAGAATTCAATTTAGAAGATAGTGTCTGGCTATCTGATATTTTTGCACTTAGGGAATCTTGGATCCCTGCATACTATAGAATGGAGCATATGTCTGGTTTTATGCGAAAGACATCCAGGTCGGAGAGTGAGAATCATTTTTTTGGTCAAGTGTGCAATTCGAAAGCTACTCTTGTTGAGTTCATGACGCATCATGAGACTGCAATAGAAGCACAGCGTCACACACATCGTAAAAATGATCATGAATCTCGATACAAAAGACCCCAGTTGAAGAGTAGTTACAAATTGTTGGAAGGGCAAGCTGTTGATATATACACAAAAAGTATTTTTTGTGATGTTCAAGCTGAGCTTATTGGAGTTGCGGATTGCATAAATCAATGTTACGAAGATCAGCCTGAtgagtttgttaagttttacGTAAATGACTTCCAACAGCTTT ACAAACATTCTATGCATGGCGTTATAGAGatattgtttttggcgtttttcag ggaatttccaaaacaatacattCTGAATAGATGGCACAAAGAGACCTCTCCAAACTTCTCTCCTGAATTCTCAATTAGTCGTGAATATATGACCGAGCTTGATCCTGATGTGCAAA AGGAGCTCTCCTTATACAAGGAGGATGTTCAATCTTATATGAAGAAGGTTCAAGATATGCAGATTGTTGCTCCTCCCGCTAGTTCTAGGGATAGATTTGCCGAGATAACTGGTCAATATAAAAACGACAAGAATCCGATAGGAGTCCCTGTAGGTTATAAATCCAAAGGTTCTGGTTCTCGGAAGCGCATGAAATCTAAACAGGAGATAGCAATCGACAAAAAGAAATCAAAATCGAAACATGGGGCCAAAAAAGACAGTGTCAGAACTGCAAAGCCTATGGACACTACGCATCAACATGCAAACAGATCGTAA